TCAATTCCCGTAATTTTTAGTTTACGGGTAAGAGTGAGTTTTACTTTTGATATGTCGGTTATAATATCAAATAATGCAAAACCCGCATTTGAAAATAATTCTGGTAAAGTGGCTCCAAATACATCAATCCCGATGTCTGCTGTATGGTCTATGAGTATATATTTTTGCATTTTCGTGTCCTGCTCTTATGGCATAATAAATTCCCGTTCTGGATGTCGGATGGTAATAACCGGACACGTGGCCTTCCGGATTACTTTTTCAGCAACACTCCCCATGATTGCATGTACAAGTCCCGTTCTTCCATGGGTACCAAGCACAATTAAATCTATCTGATATTTTTTTGAGGCAGTAATGATCTCAGAGAATGGTACTCCGTACAGTACAATAGCCTCTACCGTTATTTTGTTCTTCGTCTCCTCATTTACACAGGTAAGGAGTTTCGTCTTCAGTGAATCAATAGCTTCCTTATCTGTAATTTCAGTGCCATGTATCTCAAGGTCATCAACATCGTAGCTACGACTATCCAAAACGTGTATCAAGAAAAGTTTTGCACGGTACCTTTCCGCGAATTCTATTGCATATTTTAACGCTATCTCGGAATAAATAGAGTAATCAATAGGGCAGAGTATATTTTTTAACGTAATCATGAGATTTTCTCCTTTCATTCCTTTAAAAAGCTGTCAATGATAAAACATGCCGGGTAAGCAGGAGAAAGTGCAGGTATGAACTTTAGTGCCGTAATGCTTCTCTCTTTTCAATGGCAACAATGCCCTCCGGTGGAAATGCCTGCTAATTTTACCACGAGACTGGATATGCCTATGAGGATAAATAAACAACCAAAAAGAACCTTTGCCTTGCCGCTGAAATGGTTGAGGGGTTTTCTTGCCAGTAAGGAAATCCCTGAAAGGGCAGGAAGGGTGCCTGTCCAGAAAGCTGTCAGTAATACTCCTCCCCATAAGGCGTTGTGGGTTGAAATTGCGATCAGGACAAAGATGTATAGCCATCCGCAGGGTAATAAAGGACTCAGCAAGCCTATGAAAAAACCACTTATTCGGGGGGAGGTTCTGGCGTCCAGTATGCGCCCCATCCCTCTCCGGTAAAGCGCCTTCAAAAATTCGGGGTGCTGTATATGCGGTTGTCCCTTTTTTATGATGTTATATCCGATAATCAGAAAACTCATGCCTAAAATTATGGAAGAAATGAATGGCACATAGTTCATTTCAGAATGAATAAATCCAGCGCCCAGGAGTCCTGCAAGGCTTCCTACGCAAAAATAGCCGATACAACGTCCGATATGGTAGGTGATAAGGCCTGATTTGTTTTGGGCGCTCGCTGCGAGGGCCAGCGCTCCGCACATTCCGATACAGTGTATGCTGCCGATAAAACTTGCGGCAAGAATCACAAAAGGCACGAAAATGGTTGGTATTTCACCAATCCAGCTTATCAAATGAGTTGACAGGTCCAACAAGAGTAATTTCCTCCGGGTATTTTTGAGCAGTTGTATCAGATGTTGTAATGATTTGTAAGCAAAACATTTTTTGTCCTTTTTCCCCCAGGATCGATTCGGGGAATTTTAAAAAAATATGACTCTGTAACGATTCCCCCGGCAACAGTGTCGCCGGATAAGCAGGCGCAATAATTTCTATTTGAGAACTATTCATCGTTTCGCTTCGGTCAAAATCAACATCAAGTGTGTGGGAGCTTTGATTTTTCAGATATATCTTATAATGATTCGTTATCATAACAGGTTCGTTTGAGGAGTTGAATACCTGATAGGGACTTTCCTGTGCCCTTATGAATGTAATGTCTAATGCCGGCCGGTTGAAAACACTGAAAAACAGGCCGATACAAGAAGCCAGTATAAAACCTGAATAGATACACGTCCTCATCCTCCAGACGTTTGCTGTTTTCCCTGTCAACCCATTTTCAGAATCATATCGAATAAGCCCTTTCGGCTTTTTCATTTTTTGCATTACCGCATCGCAGGCGTCGATACATGCGGTACAGGCAATGCATTCCATCTGCACGCCCCGGCGAATATCAATTCCAGTCGGACAGGATTTGACACAGTTAAAACAGTTGATGCAATCTCCCGTTCTTTCATGTTCCGGAACAGATCCTTTACGAGGCTCTCCTCTTTTTTCATCGTAGACGACAACAAGGGAATTTTCATCCATGAGTACTGATTGAAGCCTCCCATACGGGCAGACGGTGATACACAATTGTTCTCTGTACCAACCAAAATTTAAAAGAACTATTACCGTTGTTATGCTTACGATTAAAAAAGGAACCCAGTTTTTAAAGGGTGAATTTGAACTCATTTTTGCCAGATTTTCAGCTCCGACAAAGTAAGCAAAAAATGTATGACAGAGAACTGAACTGACAAGAAAAAACAAAAACCATTTGAATGATTTTTTAATTATTTTTTCCAGATTAAAAGGTGATTCCCGAAGCTTCTTTCTGGCAATGCGATTGCCTTCTATAAGAACTTCAGTTTTTCGAAAAATGCCATCGATTATAACTGTCTGCGGACAGACCCATCCACACCAGATTCTCCCCCATATTGAAGTGGCAAAGGCAAGTCCCAGAGAAAAACTCGCAAATACATAAAAGAGCAGAGGAGAGTCGTGACCACGGAAACTCAAGCCGAAAAAAACGAATTTTCTATTGATCAAATCTATGAGGATTGCAGGAAGGCCATGTATGGTAATCCAAGGAAGACTAAAGAACATAATCATCAAGATAATCTGTACGATAGTCCTGTATCTTCGATAAAACCCACGAACGGACTTTGGGTACGGGTTTATCCGATGCGCTCCACTCTGGAATGTGCCCGGGCGATATTTAGACAATACACGTACATTTTCTGTCATCTTCACTTTTCAATAAGGTCGCCTTCTGGTTCTTTTGCGTTCGGAGGCTGAGTGCCTGATAAAGATTTAATGTAGGCAGCGATTTTTAAAATATCTTCTTCCGGAAGTTTTCCCTCCCATGGCATCATTCCCTTATCTTCTATACCGGTTCTAATGATAGTAGCAATATCGATGATTTTGCCCCTGCCATGCAACCAATAATTATCCGTTAAGTTGGGACCGATCAATCCTTCTCCCTCGGGTCCGTGGCAGGCTTTACATTTGGCAACGTACAAAGATTCTCCTTGTGCGAGCGCATCCATATCTTGTAAAAGAGCCGATGCCTCAATCGTGCTCATTTCTGGTCGCTTTTTTTGTGACTGGGAAAGAATTTCCTGCGCTTCGACCAGCGATGTTTTCTGAAATTCACTGGGTTTTGTGCTCCTGCCAATAAAATAGCCCAGATAAAAAATAGAAAAAATCAGGGTAAAATAAAATATATACATCAACCACTTTGGGCAAGGATTATCTAATTCGGTAATTCCATCATACTCATAGCCTGGTATTACCGTATCCTCAAAAGAGGTCTTTTCTTCCTGATTCATGTCTGTCCTCCTCACTCAGTGGTAATTGAGATATACTTTGATAATGCTTCCTTGAGCCTCTCCTGTAGACCCAGAAAACAGAACCGCAAAAAACACAAAAGAACAAAAAAAATCCAATTGCAGATAAATACGTATCAGTAAAATATGCCAGCGCTTGCTGTTTCATGCTATTGACCTCCTTTTTGTCCAAGTGACTGGAGGTATGCTATTAACGCTACAATCTCTTTATCTGACACGTCTTCTTTTACTCCTTGTTTTTTTAGTTTTTCCGCAATTTCATGTGCTTGTAACTCTGCTAAAATATCTGCATCAGCCAGTTCCTTATCTGAATACGGGACTCCCAGTTTGTTTAGCATGGAAGTCTTTTTTCTTAAACCATAAAAATGTATTTTTGATGAAACCAGCCAGGGATACGCAGGCATGGTAGATGCCTGTACAATCGATCTGGGGTTTACCATATGCATGTAATGCCAGAGATCCGGATATTTTTTCCCGATCCGCGCCAGGTCAGGCCCCGTTCGCTTTGACCCCCATTGAAACGGTCTATCAAACATGGACTCTTCAAGTATAGAGGCGCTTCCATACCGAAGAACCTCTGACTCAATCGGCCGAATCATCTGTGAATGGCAATTGTGACACCCTTCTTTTATGTAAATATCTCTCCCCGCCAATTCCAGCGGGGTAAATGGGGCAACTTTGTTTTCCATTTTAACATATTTGTGGATGGAAAGCGTGGGAACAATCTGTATAACGGTGCCTACCAATATCGCAATGAGCGCCAAAAAGGTAAAAATCGCGGCCATTCCTTCGAGTCTTCGGTGCCCATGCTCGGAATGGGCAGCAACAAAAGCGCCCCCCTTCACCTGTGCCGTTTCATCCGTTAACTCTTTTGATGATTGCTGGATCGTTTTATAGATATTGTACAGCAACAGAACAAAACCGAATAAAAATAAGACTCCACCCATGGCTCGGAAATAATAAAGCGGTACAATACGGGTGACCGTTTCAATGAAGTCCGGATAGACAAGATTGCCATTGGGATATATCTCCCTCCACATTAAACCCTGTGTGATTCCGGCAGCCAACATGGAAACATAGTAAAACAGTATTCCTAAAAGGCCTATCCAGAAATGCATATTTGCCAAATTTTTGCTGAATAATTCCGTTTTCCATAATCTAGGCACAATATAATAGATCATTCCAAACACCAGAAAACCATTCCAGCCTAAGGTTCCTAAATGCACATGACCCACAATCCAATCCGTGTAATGGCCGAGAGAATTTACGGCTTTAATGGAAAGAAGCGGTCCTTCAAAAGTGGCCATACCATAAAAGGTAACGGCGGCTATCATAAATTTGATTACGGGATCTGTCCTTAATAAATGCCATGCGCCACGAAGTGTCAGGAGTCCGTTCACCATACCTCCCCAGCTTGGAGCCCAAAGCATTACGCTGAATATGACTCCTAATGTTTGTAGCCATCCTGGTAAAGCAGTGTTCAAAAGGTGATGCGGGCCCGCCCATATATATATAAAGATAAGAGACCAAAAGTGGACGACGGAAAGCCGGTAACTGTAAATGGGCCTTTTTGCGGCTTTCGGTATGTAATAATACATGAGCCCTAAGAAGGGAGTTGTGAGAAAAAAGGCCACTGCGTTATGCCCATACCACCATTGCACAAGCGCATCTTGAACACCAGCATAGACAATGTAGCTTTTAAAGAAACTAACGGGCAAGCTGATTGCATTTACAATATAAAGAACAGCAACCGTAACAATAGTGGATATATAAAACCAAATGGACACATACAGATGTTTTTCGTTGCGTTTCAGCAGCGTACCAAAAAAATTAATGGCAAAAACAACCCATACCAAGGCTACTATTATATCAATTGGCCATTCAAGTTCCGCATATTCCTTTCCTTGCGTTAATCCAAGTGGTATTGTGACCGCCGCCAAAACAATAATACATTGCCATCCCCAAAAGTGCACCCTGCCTAAAAAATCAGAAAACATCCGCGTCTTCAGTAGCCTTTGTGAGGAATGATATATCCCCGCAAAAATGGCGTTGCCTGCAAACGCAAATATGTTCGCATTGGTATGCACCGGTCTCAATCGGCCATACGTTAACCACCCCGTATCAAAATTTAATTGCCACACAGCTATTTGAAATGCTACAAATACGCCTATCAAAAACCCAATAGCTGCCCAGAATATCGTAGCTAAAGTAAATAACCTGACAATTTTGTCGTCATAATTAACCTGAATCAGGTTTTTGTTGTCAGCGTTTGTAAAACTCATCTTCCTGTTCCTTTCAAGCGAAATTAGTTAATGTATTAAAACTTTTCCGGCAAATCTTTGTTCCAATCATCGATTAAGATTTTATGGGCAGGCGTTTCGAGATCATCAAATTGCTCACTCCTTACGGCCCATAGAAAAATGATTACGAAAAACGAAACGAGACTAATCGCAATAGGAATAATAAGGTAAAGAATTGTCATGAAAAGTATCTCTTTTTCGATTATTATGCGTTATATTAAAATTGAACGCAAACAGTTATTTTTTATATCAGCAAATCATCATTATTGGAAAACGATAAACACCGATCATTATAGAACATTCAATATGGAATGATTGTTAAGCAACAAGTATACTATAATTTGTTTTGTTGTTAAGAGGAAAAATTATTTATTGAATCTTCTCAAAAACTTTGTGCCGAAAACAGAAGATGCCAGCACGGCAAGAGAGCTAACCGGCATCAATATAGCAGCAGTCAGGGGGGATATGTATCCGAAAAGCGCGGCCATTCCCCCCGTGAAATTATATGCAAACGAAAAAGCAAGATTCCTTTTTATGACAGTCAGGGTATGCTTACTCAGCAAGATCAAATCCACTACGGGAAAAACACCTTCTTTTGTCAGGTAAATATCCGCAGCCAGCAGGCTGGACTCAACACTTCCCTGTACAGCAATGCTGACGGCATCCGATGACATAGCAAGCGCATCATTTACACCATCCCCAACCATTAAAGACTGGGGCGTGCGTTTGATGATGTTGTCTTTTTCCTCGGGAAACAGGTTTGAAGCTGTTTGTTCACTTTCCAGACAGAGTTTTTTTGCAACAATTGCCACGGGGATTTTTTTGTCTCCGGATAAAATGTGGGACTTTATGCCCATATGCTTCAGATGGAGAACGGTTTGTTTTGCGTCATTGCGGAGCGTATCTCCCAGGCATGCATAAGCGGCAATTCCCCCGTTTTTGTAGATGGAAACTACACTGGCGATAATATCAGAATTGCCGTCGTCAGGTTCCCCCAAGGATGCAGACAAAATTTTATACGTATTCTCTCCGGCCATTCCGGAAATTCCAGCTCTGGGAATTTCCTTCAGGGAACGAACCGGCAGTCTTTTTATCTCTCCTTTTTCCAGATGTTTTACCAGAGAACGGGCAACAGGATGTTGTGAGTGAATTTCTATGGAGTATACCGCATTGAGTAGTTCGTGGTCCGGGAAAAATGTGTTTGGACCGTTTCGTGTCGGAGACCTCCATCCGATAAATTCAAAAAGACCCTGGGTAAGGGTGCCTGTTTTATCAAAAAAAGCATTTTTTACCTGACCCAGTTTTTCCAGTGATTCGGCATTTTTAATTAAGTAACCCTTCTTTGAGGCCTTCCTCAAAGAAATGCTCTGTGTTAAAGGTATGGCAAAAGCCAACGCACAGGGACATGCCAGGATAATAAGGGCAAGCGATCTCCTGACCGCCTCTTCAGGATCTATCATTGCATAGAATAAAAAGAAAACCGTCCCCAGAGTAAGCACAAAAATGGTGAAAAATTGAGCTGCTTTATCCGTAAATGAGATGAAAGGTGTTTTGGTTTGGACCTGTTCTTCGACCTTTTTTAGTATTTCCCCGATTCGACTGTCGCCGACCGTATGTTTAACGACAATTTCAGCTGAGTCTGAAATCACCTGGGTTCCGGCAAAAATCCGGGAACCTTTGAGGAGCTTTTGCGGAAGACTTTCTCCTGTCAGAATGGAAGGGTTGATATTTACCCACTCATTTGTAACAATACCATCCGCGGGAATACGATCCCCTTTCTTAATGAGTACGGTATCTCCTTCCTGTAACTGACTTGCAGGAACCTTTTCATATGCCTGAATTGCATTGCTCCATCGCTGACATATCTGAGACTTGAGAAATGATTGCAGGTGGGAACTTCCTGCTAGTGCTTGCTGGGTTCTATTTAAAAAATATCTGCTTGCCAGTAATAAAACAACCAGCACCGAAAGAGAATCAAAGTAAAAATCTTTATTTCCCCTGACTAAATTCAGCACGCTCAACCCGAAGCCAATAATGACAGCAACAATAATCGGTACATCGATACTCGGCCGTCTGGTTTTTAAGGAACGCCAGAAAGTCCTGTAAAAAGGATGTGCGCAGTAAAACAAAATGGGAAGAAAAAACGCGAGATTAAGGTATTGAAATACCATTGCCATTTGATCCTTCAATCCTGAATAGAGAGAAAATGAAACCAGCATGATGTTTCCCGTGCAGGCAGCAGCGACTCCAAGTCTCATCAATTGCTGATGATTTTCCCTCCTATGGAAAACTTTTGCCTCTTCTAGATTTTTTATCGGATAGGTTCGATAGCCGAGGGCTGCCAGGGTTGAAACGACCTTTCCGAAATATCCAGGTTCTTTTAAGGAAACAAACAATGTTTTTTGGCTCATGTTTAAGTGAGTAGATTCAACTTGAGGAATCCAGTCAGGAATTTGTTCTATGATCCAGAGGCATGAAGTGCATTGAATGCCTTCAATAAAAAATCTCATGCCGTGCTTGTCATGGGATTGAATTAAATAGTCTTTTAAAAATGCTTCATTATCTAAAAAATCATACCCTGAAGAGTCTGGGTAGGGTTTGTTGACGAGGGAAAACTTTTGTTTATGCACTATATGATAAACCGTTTCACAACCCCAACAACAAAAAACAGTATCGTTCGTACCGGAAATGACTGTGCTCTTATGAGGAATAACGATACCACAATGAGAACAGTTGCTATTGGTATTCTGTAGTTTCACTGTATCTTCAAATATTTTCTGTGTCATAGATTTTATATGCACCCAATGTGTCAGCATCCAAGGCGTATTCCGGCACAAATACAATCCCGGCGGATTGTCAATAAAAAAGAAAGGGCGTAATATGCTATATTATACACAACGGACCCTTGAAGAAAAATATCATATTTCAGCACTGTCCAAAGAATGGTTTTCAAGAGAAAAGATTTTTTACGTAACAACCCGGTTGATCAATAATTAAACAATGTTATAATTTGGAATAGCGATTTAGCTTTTTGAAAACATTTTTGAGTTCTAAAGTATTTCATAGTTATTTAAAAGAAATGAAAAACCCAGGTTCAACACCTTCCATTTCCCTCTTTATAGGCGTACGATTAGATTACTTTTTGCCGGATAAAATGAATGTGTGTGATTTCCATGGCGGATAAATATCATTATGCAGCAGGAAAAATTTATTTTGGAATTTTGTGACGTTTCCTTTGGCTATTCGCTTGAGGAAAAAATCCTGGAAAAGATCAATTTCAACGTCAGAAAAAAAGAAATTGTTACTATTTTAGGATTATCCGGAAACGGAAAATCAACCTTGCTCATGTTGGCAAATCGATTGCTTGAGACATCAGGAGGGGTCATTTGTTATAACGGTCAAAATATCAGGCACATTTCTCCCCTTGTATTGAGGAAAGAAATAGGGTATCTATCTCAAATTCCATACCTCATAGAAGGTACGGTAAAAGACAACCTTCTTTTGCCCTTTTATCAACGTAAAATTCCTGAAGATATTGAAGAACACTGGAACAGGATTCTTTTGGCGGTAGGACTCCGGCAATCATACCTTTTCCGTTCTTCACATGAGCTGTCGGTAGGAGAAAAACAGCGGGTAGCGCTGGCGAGGGCGCTGATGAATCAACCTCAACTCCTTCTCCTGGATGAACCCAATTCGGCATTAGACGAAGAACATACCCGCATCCTGGTTTCCAGTTTAAAACGTATCGTACAGGAAGAATCGCTCTCCTTATTAATCGTTACTCATCAGATCGGATTTGCTCACGATGTGGGAGATAGATTCCTGGTACTGAAGAATGGCGGCATGGAAGAGATTAAAGACCTTAAATATGCCTTTATAAGGGAAAGAGAATGAATACTGTTGTTGATATTTCCTGGGTTCGACTGGGGTTAGGAATTCTTTTTATCATTATCCTGCTGAGTATCTCCCTCTATGAAACCTTACAACTGGAAAAATCTATTCTGACAGGAACCCTTCGTGCCTCTTTGCAACTGATTCTGGTAGGATACCTGATCAATGTAATATTTAATCATAAGGAATGGTACTTTGTCCTGCTTATCCTCATGATTATGCTCCTTGTTGCCTCACGAACCCTCATCAAAAGACTCAAAAACCCTATACGGGGAACATATGTTTATGCGTTAGTTGCCGTTTCTCTTGCGTCTCTTCTTTCTCTTATACTTATTTTTAAGGTAATTATTGCCATTCCTGTCTGGTATGAACCTCAGTACCTGATTCCTATAGCGGGAATGATCATTGCCGGAGGAATGAACGGGGCAGCCCTGGCGGGAGAACGTTACCGGAGTGAGATGGAACTGCGATTGCCGGAAATGGAAATGCTCCTTTCTCTTGGATATGAATCCCGGAAAGCCTCCCGAAGGCCCCGGCAGCAGGCCCTTACAGCCGCATTGATACCTTCCCTCAATAACATGATGGTCATGGGAATCGTTCATCTTCCCGGCATGATGACCGGGCAGATTGTGGCGGGCTCTAATCCGGTAACTGCGGTTAAATACCAGATTGTCATTGTCCTCAGTCTTGCGGCGACGGTCAGCCTGGCATCATGGATATTCCTTTCGCTCTTAGACAAAAAGTTTTTTACCCCCAATCATCAAATCCGTTACGAGTTGATTCGTACCAGACGTTTATAACAGAACCGGCCATAGGAAAAAGAAAAAGCATAGGCCACCAATACTTCAGTTTGATTTTGACATTCATCGCGGCATATATTATGTTTTACAAAATATTTTCCGGAATTGTTGCCAATGATGCAAGTTTCGTAACAATCGTAAAAAAAGTCGAGAAGAACGAATGAAAGAGTATGTCCGTGCCGGATAAATTCATGCCGGTTGATTGCGGGTATGATGGAATACTATTTATTTTACAGAAGAAACTGTTGTTCCTTTCAAGGGCCATGGAACTCAGTTTTTCAATAGAGAGAAGGAGTGCGCGAAATGAGCAATAAGTCAAACAAACCAAACAAGATTATCTATTCGATGATGAAGGTAAGCAAGACGTATAATAAGAAAACGGTATTAAAGGATATTTCTCTTTCCTATTTTTATGGGGCAAAGATTGGCGTGCTCGGTCTTAATGGGTCGGGAAAGAGTTCACTCCTGCGTATTATGGCAGGAGTAGACAGAGAATTTCATGGTGAAGCAGTTCTTTCCGCTGGCTATACGGTAGGTTTTCTCGAACAGGAACCGGTGCTGGATGACTCAATGACCGTGCGGAAGGTAGTTGAGCAGGGTGTGCAGGAACTGGTGGACCTGCACAATGAATACAATCGGATAAATGAGAAATTTGCTGATCCGATGTCGGATGAAGAGATGGACAGGCTTATCGAACGGCAAGGTGAAGTGCAGGAAAAGATTGATATCCTGGGTGCATGGGACCTGGATTCACGGCTGGAAATGGCAATGGACGCCTTGCGCTGTCCTGATGGAAATACATCGGTAAAGGTGTTGTCCGGCGGAGAAAAAAGGCGCGTGGCGCTCTGCAGGCTGCTTCTCCAGGAACCGGACATCCTGCTTCTCGATGAGCCCACGAATCATCTTGATGCCGAATCGGTCGCCTGGCTGGAACATCACCTCCAGAGCTATGCGGGCACCGTTATTGCAGTGACCCATGATCGTTACTTTCTTGACAACGCGGCAGGATGGATACTGGAATTGGACCAGGGTTACGGGATTCCCTGGAAGGGGAACTATTCTTCGTGGCTGGAACAGAAACAGGACAGACTCAAACAGGAAGAGAAACAGGAAAGTGAACGGCAAAAAACGTTGCAACGGGAGCTTGAGTGGATCAGGATGTCTCCCAAAGGCCGACACGCAAAGGCAAAGGCGCGCATCAACTCCTATGTATCTCTCCTGGAACAGGAAAGTGAAAAACGCATAAAGGACCTTGAGATCTATATCCCCCCCGGGCCTCGACTGGGAAATATGGTCATTGAGGCCGATAAGGTAAAGAAGGTATATGGCGACCGTATCCTGGTAGAAGATATGTCTTTTTCCCTGCCCCCGGGCGGAATTGTGGGGATTATCGGTCCGAATGGAGCCGGAAAGACAACCTTATTCCGTATGATCACTGATCAGGAAAAACCCGATTCCGGCGCCATTCGGGTGGGAGAATCGGTAAAACTGGCCTATGTAGATCAGAGTCGTGAAACACTTGACCCGGGCAAGACCATCTGGGAGGTAATTTCTGAAGGACAGGATACTCTTCAGATTGGCAAGAGGGAGGTAAACTCCCGTGCATA
The Candidatus Brocadiaceae bacterium DNA segment above includes these coding regions:
- the ettA gene encoding energy-dependent translational throttle protein EttA, which produces MSNKSNKPNKIIYSMMKVSKTYNKKTVLKDISLSYFYGAKIGVLGLNGSGKSSLLRIMAGVDREFHGEAVLSAGYTVGFLEQEPVLDDSMTVRKVVEQGVQELVDLHNEYNRINEKFADPMSDEEMDRLIERQGEVQEKIDILGAWDLDSRLEMAMDALRCPDGNTSVKVLSGGEKRRVALCRLLLQEPDILLLDEPTNHLDAESVAWLEHHLQSYAGTVIAVTHDRYFLDNAAGWILELDQGYGIPWKGNYSSWLEQKQDRLKQEEKQESERQKTLQRELEWIRMSPKGRHAKAKARINSYVSLLEQESEKRIKDLEIYIPPGPRLGNMVIEADKVKKVYGDRILVEDMSFSLPPGGIVGIIGPNGAGKTTLFRMITDQEKPDSGAIRVGESVKLAYVDQSRETLDPGKTIWEVISEGQDTLQIGKREVNSRAYVSRFNFSGSDQQKKVDNLSGGERNRVHLACMLKKGANVLLLDEPTNDLDVNTMRALEDALENYSGCAVVISHDRWFLDRIATHILAFEGDSKVVWFEGNYSEYEADKKKRLGADADQPHRIKYRQLTRA